DNA sequence from the Candidatus Methylomirabilota bacterium genome:
CGGCCTCGAACTGTCACGGGAGCACGAAGCCGAAGCCCGATTACCCCAAGCTGAACGAGAACATCGTCTGGGCCCAGAAGGACCAGCACGCCAAGGGCTACGCGACGCTGACGAACGAGAAGCTGAAGTCCGGAGTGAGCCCCTCCAAGATCGCCGGCCAGCTGAAGCTCGCCAAGGCCGACACGAGCGAGCGCTGCCTGGTCTGCCATGCGGTGAACGTGCCGGCCGCGCTCCGGGGGCCGAAGTTCGACATCACCGAGGGTGTCCACTGCGACGGCTGTCATGGCCCGGCCGAGAAGTGGCTGGAGCCGCACGCCGAGAAGGGCTGGACACACGAGCAGTCGGTCAAGCTCGGCATGTACGACACCAAGAACTTCCTCCTGCGGGCGGAGAAGTGCGTCTCCTGCCACCTCCAGATCGACCACGACTTGGTGGCGGCCGGGCATCCCGACCTCCTGGCCTTCGAGCTGGCCACCTTCAGCGCCAACATGCCGCCGCACTGGCGGGACAAGGGGACCTGGGCCGATACCAGGGCCTGGGCTACGGGCCAGGTGATCTCGCTGCGGGAGGCCGCCCGGCAGCTGGCCGCGCGCGCCAAGGTCGGCGTGTCAGCCAAGCTGCTGGAGGACGCCCTGCGGAAGGTCCAGGGACACGCCGCGGTCGTCCGGTATGCGCTGGCCCCGGAGGCGGCCAAGGCGCTGGAGCAGGAGGTGGCCGCCCTCGCCGACGTCGTCGGCAAGGGCGACAAGGCCGCCGTATCGGCCGCTGCCACCAAGGTGGTGACCGCCATGAATCAAGAGGCGCCGCGGGTGGCGGGGCGGGAGTACGACCAGCCCGGCACCCGGAAGCTCATGCAGAGCATCGCCGGCGAGGCCGACGCGATCG
Encoded proteins:
- a CDS encoding multiheme c-type cytochrome, which codes for MLYRAAYAALAALLLGVLAFAWRPAGVPTPGAAHAQTPPSLKYTGAASCAASNCHGSTKPKPDYPKLNENIVWAQKDQHAKGYATLTNEKLKSGVSPSKIAGQLKLAKADTSERCLVCHAVNVPAALRGPKFDITEGVHCDGCHGPAEKWLEPHAEKGWTHEQSVKLGMYDTKNFLLRAEKCVSCHLQIDHDLVAAGHPDLLAFELATFSANMPPHWRDKGTWADTRAWATGQVISLREAARQLAARAKVGVSAKLLEDALRKVQGHAAVVRYALAPEAAKALEQEVAALADVVGKGDKAAVSAAATKVVTAMNQEAPRVAGREYDQPGTRKLMQSIAGEADAIAATGIRGAEQAAMALDRLYNVYAKAPGNKPDKAASDALDRVFAAIENPAKYDAKQFAAEVKAFEKNVK